A section of the Stenotrophomonas sp. 364 genome encodes:
- a CDS encoding M1 family metallopeptidase, translating to MRSPFLLIPLAVALAAGCSKEAAAPAAASTATAPASTAMKADSRSHDESSYAEPDKVVVKDVALDLKLDFDAKQIGGTATYTLQWKDKAAKQLVLDTRELSVEKVEAIGADGTASPLQFVLAPADKVFGSKLSIDAPAQPAKVQITYHTAPTASGLQWLEPSMTEGKKLPFMFSQSQAIHARSWVPLQDTPSVRFTYTAHVTSRPDVMVLMSADNDPKAARDGDYTFKMPQPIPSYLLAIAAGDLVFEPISGRSGVWAEPTMVGKAAKEFEDTEKMIGAAEKLYGQYRWGRYDMLVLPPSFPFGGMENPRLTFATPTVIVGDKSLVSLVAHELAHSWSGNLVTNASWKDIWLNEGFTTYVQGRITEALYGQEMAEMEREIDQNDLLAEIKDKSPADQALALPPLTERDPDDALSQVAYVKGAWFLQFLEQRFGRDTFDPFLRGWFDDHAFQSANTDQFVAYMKKNLLTKKPGAVTDAELKAWLDEPGIPAFATKARSRNFSIVDTARIAWQGSNTLPNVQITGEWGTQEWVHFIDGLGKTLPLEKLAALDKAYHFTGTANGEIAMRWYPLAIRSGYTEANEPAAAFIERVGRRKLILPIYAELVKTPEGLAFAKAAFEKAKPGYHPITTASVQDMLDKASR from the coding sequence ATGCGATCTCCGTTCCTGCTCATTCCCCTTGCCGTGGCGCTGGCCGCCGGCTGTTCCAAAGAAGCTGCAGCCCCCGCTGCCGCGTCCACTGCCACCGCACCGGCGAGCACTGCCATGAAAGCCGACAGCCGCAGCCACGATGAAAGCTCCTACGCCGAGCCGGACAAGGTCGTGGTCAAGGACGTGGCGCTGGACCTGAAGCTGGATTTTGACGCCAAGCAGATCGGTGGCACCGCCACCTACACCCTGCAGTGGAAGGACAAGGCAGCCAAGCAGCTGGTGCTCGACACCCGCGAGCTGAGCGTGGAGAAGGTCGAGGCGATCGGCGCCGACGGCACGGCATCGCCGCTGCAGTTCGTGCTGGCTCCGGCCGACAAGGTGTTCGGCAGCAAGCTGAGCATCGACGCGCCTGCGCAGCCGGCCAAGGTGCAGATCACCTACCACACCGCCCCGACCGCGTCGGGCCTGCAGTGGCTGGAGCCGTCGATGACCGAGGGCAAGAAGCTGCCCTTCATGTTCAGCCAGTCCCAGGCCATCCACGCCCGTTCGTGGGTGCCGCTGCAGGACACGCCGAGCGTGCGCTTCACCTATACCGCGCATGTCACCTCGCGCCCGGACGTGATGGTGCTGATGAGCGCCGACAACGATCCCAAGGCCGCGCGTGACGGTGATTACACCTTCAAGATGCCGCAGCCGATCCCGTCCTACCTGCTGGCCATCGCCGCCGGCGACCTGGTGTTCGAGCCGATCTCCGGCCGCTCCGGCGTGTGGGCCGAACCGACCATGGTCGGCAAGGCCGCCAAGGAATTCGAAGACACCGAGAAGATGATCGGTGCCGCCGAGAAACTGTACGGCCAGTACCGCTGGGGCCGTTACGACATGCTGGTGCTGCCGCCGTCGTTCCCGTTCGGTGGCATGGAAAACCCGCGCCTGACCTTCGCCACGCCGACCGTGATCGTCGGCGACAAGTCGCTGGTGTCGCTGGTGGCCCATGAACTGGCGCACAGCTGGTCGGGCAACCTGGTGACCAACGCCAGCTGGAAGGACATCTGGCTCAACGAAGGCTTCACGACCTACGTGCAGGGCCGCATCACCGAAGCGCTGTATGGCCAGGAAATGGCCGAGATGGAGCGCGAGATCGACCAGAACGACCTGCTGGCCGAGATCAAGGACAAGAGCCCGGCCGACCAGGCGCTGGCGCTGCCGCCGCTGACCGAGCGTGATCCGGACGATGCGTTGAGCCAGGTGGCCTACGTCAAGGGCGCGTGGTTCCTGCAGTTCCTGGAGCAGCGTTTCGGTCGCGACACCTTCGATCCGTTCCTGCGTGGCTGGTTCGATGACCACGCCTTCCAGAGCGCGAACACCGACCAGTTCGTTGCCTACATGAAGAAGAACCTGCTGACCAAGAAGCCCGGTGCGGTCACCGACGCCGAACTGAAGGCTTGGCTGGACGAGCCGGGCATCCCGGCGTTCGCGACCAAGGCACGCTCGCGCAACTTCTCCATCGTCGACACCGCGCGCATTGCCTGGCAGGGCAGCAACACCCTGCCGAACGTGCAGATCACCGGCGAATGGGGTACCCAGGAGTGGGTGCACTTCATCGACGGCCTGGGCAAGACCCTGCCGCTGGAGAAGCTGGCCGCGCTGGACAAGGCGTACCACTTCACCGGCACCGCCAATGGCGAAATCGCGATGCGCTGGTACCCGCTGGCCATCCGCAGCGGGTACACCGAGGCCAATGAGCCGGCCGCGGCCTTCATCGAGCGCGTGGGCCGTCGCAAGCTGATCCTGCCGATCTACGCCGAACTGGTGAAGACCCCCGAAGGCCTGGCATTCGCCAAGGCGGCCTTCGAGAAGGCCAAGCCGGGTTACCACCCGATCACCACCGCGTCGGTGCAGGACATGCTGGACAAGGCGAGCAGGTAA
- a CDS encoding GGDEF domain-containing protein gives MRLYRGLARAFPRSFSAKLMTVVFIGVHVPLLVLLGWMAISGHYQRDTMWTVVGVVLGATLVGTAMAMMALYRLMAPLRQAADALEAYYDEQRLPHLPDLGHDEIGRLLRSINRNLHGVDAGLRDLRRSVLLDPLTQALNRRGCEQALADSARLAQSRRQPLSLFVVDLDNLKPINDAYGHLAGDQVLVRLVESARQWLQPGDWIGRWGGDEFVLGVHASHAVACVRLRHWLASLAAEGGEQTPLKASAGGAAYRPGEDLREVYRRADSAMYRAKYAGGARLLCEPD, from the coding sequence ATGCGTCTGTACCGCGGCCTGGCCCGCGCGTTTCCCCGGTCGTTCAGCGCCAAGCTGATGACCGTGGTGTTCATCGGCGTGCACGTGCCGCTGCTGGTACTGCTGGGGTGGATGGCGATAAGCGGCCACTACCAGCGCGACACGATGTGGACCGTGGTGGGCGTGGTGCTGGGCGCCACCCTGGTGGGCACCGCGATGGCGATGATGGCGCTGTACCGGCTGATGGCGCCGCTGCGCCAGGCCGCCGATGCGTTGGAGGCCTACTACGACGAACAGCGCCTGCCGCACCTGCCCGACCTCGGCCATGACGAGATCGGGCGGCTGTTGCGCAGCATCAACCGCAACCTGCACGGCGTCGATGCCGGCCTGCGCGACCTGCGCCGCAGCGTGCTGCTCGATCCGCTCACCCAGGCACTCAACCGCCGCGGCTGCGAGCAGGCCCTGGCCGACTCGGCGCGGCTGGCACAGTCGCGGCGGCAGCCGTTGAGCCTGTTCGTGGTGGACCTGGACAACCTGAAGCCGATCAATGACGCGTACGGCCACCTGGCCGGCGATCAGGTGCTGGTCCGGCTGGTGGAGTCGGCGCGGCAGTGGCTGCAGCCCGGCGACTGGATCGGGCGTTGGGGCGGGGATGAGTTCGTGCTGGGCGTGCATGCCAGCCATGCGGTGGCCTGCGTGCGGCTGCGCCACTGGCTGGCGTCGCTGGCCGCCGAGGGCGGTGAGCAGACCCCGCTCAAGGCCAGTGCCGGCGGCGCGGCCTATCGACCGGGCGAAGACCTGCGCGAGGTCTACCGCCGCGCGGACTCGGCGATGTACCGTGCCAAATACGCCGGCGGCGCCCGGCTGCTGTGCGAGCCAGACTGA
- the ubiE gene encoding bifunctional demethylmenaquinone methyltransferase/2-methoxy-6-polyprenyl-1,4-benzoquinol methylase UbiE yields the protein MSESPYKTGTTHFGFRDVAAKDKQKLVGEVFTSVARSYDLMNDLMSLGIHRAWKRYYVATAQVKPGDRVLDLAGGTGDIAALIKERVGDEGEVVLGDINAGMLSVGRDRLMNRGLVKGLEYVQCNAEALPFPDASFDLVTIAFGLRNVTDKDAGLREMYRVLKVGGQARVLEFSEVTADWFKPIYDFHSFKILPKLGQLFARDGDSYQYLAESIRKHPPQEQLKTMMGEAGFARCHYKNLTGGIVSIHSGYKV from the coding sequence ATGAGCGAATCCCCCTACAAGACTGGCACCACCCATTTCGGCTTCCGCGATGTCGCAGCCAAGGACAAGCAGAAGCTGGTGGGCGAAGTGTTCACCTCGGTCGCGCGCAGCTACGACCTGATGAACGACCTGATGAGCCTCGGCATCCACCGGGCCTGGAAGCGCTACTACGTGGCCACCGCGCAGGTGAAGCCGGGCGACCGCGTGCTCGACCTGGCTGGCGGCACCGGTGACATCGCCGCGCTGATCAAGGAGCGGGTGGGTGACGAAGGCGAGGTGGTGCTGGGCGACATCAACGCCGGCATGCTGTCGGTGGGACGCGACCGGCTGATGAACCGTGGCCTGGTCAAGGGCCTGGAGTACGTGCAGTGCAACGCCGAGGCGCTGCCGTTCCCGGACGCCAGCTTCGACTTGGTGACCATCGCCTTCGGCCTGCGCAACGTAACCGACAAGGACGCCGGCCTGCGCGAGATGTACCGCGTGCTCAAGGTGGGCGGCCAGGCGCGCGTGCTGGAGTTCTCCGAAGTCACCGCGGACTGGTTCAAGCCGATCTACGACTTCCACTCGTTCAAGATCCTGCCCAAGCTGGGGCAGCTGTTCGCGCGTGACGGCGACAGCTACCAGTACCTGGCCGAGAGCATCCGCAAGCACCCGCCGCAGGAACAGCTCAAGACCATGATGGGCGAGGCGGGCTTTGCGCGCTGCCATTACAAGAACCTGACCGGCGGCATCGTTTCGATCCACTCCGGCTACAAGGTTTGA
- a CDS encoding nucleoside deaminase yields the protein MITTPDYAALLETAIAEARQGLAEGGIPIGAALYHNDGRLLGCGHNRRVQEGDPSVHGETDAFRKAGRQRRYQDTIMVTRLAPCWYCSGLVRQFNIGTVVVGESVTFQGGIEWLRENGVKVIDMQSQACIDLLGGFISAHPEVWNEDIGE from the coding sequence ATGATCACCACCCCCGACTACGCCGCCCTGCTTGAAACCGCCATCGCCGAGGCCCGCCAGGGCCTGGCCGAAGGCGGCATCCCGATCGGCGCTGCCCTGTACCACAACGACGGCCGCCTGCTGGGCTGCGGCCACAACCGCCGCGTGCAGGAAGGCGACCCGTCGGTACACGGGGAAACCGATGCGTTCCGCAAGGCCGGCCGCCAGCGCCGCTACCAGGACACCATCATGGTCACCAGGCTGGCCCCGTGCTGGTACTGCAGCGGGCTGGTGCGCCAGTTCAACATCGGCACCGTGGTGGTGGGCGAGTCGGTCACCTTCCAGGGCGGCATCGAGTGGCTGCGCGAGAACGGGGTCAAGGTGATCGACATGCAGAGCCAGGCCTGCATCGATCTGCTGGGCGGCTTCATCTCGGCCCATCCAGAGGTCTGGAACGAAGACATCGGCGAGTAA
- a CDS encoding low affinity iron permease family protein, translated as MSLRSVFNLVAKKAAYAAGTPWTFLAAVSIVVLWALSGPIFKFNDTWQLVINTGTTIITFLMVFLIQHSQNADAAAVQIKLDELIRATAEANNELLDLEELDEERLEEIRREYERMAREAGDALERARRCHGDGRKDDQPHDRADEPRS; from the coding sequence ATGAGCCTTCGAAGTGTGTTCAACCTGGTCGCCAAAAAGGCGGCCTATGCAGCGGGAACGCCTTGGACGTTCCTTGCCGCCGTGTCCATCGTGGTGCTGTGGGCACTCAGCGGCCCCATCTTCAAATTCAACGATACGTGGCAGCTGGTGATCAACACCGGGACCACCATCATCACCTTCCTGATGGTGTTCCTGATCCAGCACAGCCAGAACGCCGACGCGGCGGCGGTGCAGATCAAGCTCGATGAGCTGATCCGGGCCACGGCCGAGGCCAACAACGAACTGCTCGACCTGGAAGAGCTCGATGAAGAGCGACTGGAAGAGATCCGCCGCGAATACGAGCGCATGGCACGCGAAGCCGGCGATGCGCTGGAACGTGCGCGCCGCTGCCATGGCGACGGGCGCAAGGACGACCAACCTCATGACCGGGCGGATGAACCGCGGTCATGA
- a CDS encoding efflux transporter outer membrane subunit, which produces MSKASSLLALAVAAALSGCATLVPSSTEVAPAIPAQWPASTSGTSAATVEVADIGWREFFVDPRLQAVIAQSLDNNRDLRVAVLNVEKARAQYRIQRADRVPALGVQGQMTRTGGDAPVTEQFSANLGVVEFELDLFGRVRNLSQAALQQYFSEAANRRSAQLSLVAEVANAWLTLGADNEQLRIAQATLASYEDSLRLAEARHQLGGASSLELSQTRTLVETARTDVARFAGQVAQDRNALVLLAGGPVDDTLLPATEVTEVAAVRPLPAGVPGEVLLRRPDVMAAEHTLLSANANIGAARAAFFPSISLTGSIGSASSELSNLFDSGTRAWSFVPTLNLPIFQGGKLRANLGVATANRDIALAQYEKAIQSGFREAADALALSDSLDAQLASQQALMAAATQAQTLSQARYDAGLDSFVTLLDARRTAYSARKSLVSTQLAQQSNQVALYKVLGGGWHERG; this is translated from the coding sequence ATGAGTAAGGCATCCTCCCTGCTGGCCCTCGCCGTGGCCGCGGCGCTGTCCGGCTGCGCCACGCTGGTGCCGTCCAGCACCGAGGTCGCCCCGGCGATCCCGGCGCAGTGGCCGGCCAGCACCAGCGGCACGTCCGCGGCCACCGTCGAGGTGGCCGACATCGGCTGGCGCGAGTTCTTCGTCGACCCCCGCCTGCAGGCGGTGATCGCCCAGTCGCTGGACAACAACCGCGACCTCCGCGTGGCCGTGCTCAACGTCGAAAAGGCGCGGGCGCAGTACCGCATCCAGCGCGCCGACCGCGTGCCCGCCCTTGGCGTACAGGGCCAGATGACCCGCACCGGCGGCGATGCCCCGGTGACCGAGCAGTTCAGCGCGAACCTGGGTGTGGTCGAGTTCGAGCTGGACCTGTTCGGCCGCGTCCGCAACCTGAGCCAAGCGGCGTTGCAGCAGTACTTCAGCGAAGCGGCCAACCGCCGCAGCGCGCAGCTCAGCCTGGTGGCCGAAGTGGCCAATGCCTGGCTGACCCTGGGCGCGGACAACGAACAGCTGCGCATCGCCCAGGCCACCCTGGCCAGCTACGAAGACTCGCTGCGGCTGGCCGAGGCGCGCCACCAGCTCGGCGGCGCATCGTCGCTGGAACTCAGCCAGACCCGCACCCTGGTGGAAACCGCGCGCACCGACGTGGCCCGTTTTGCCGGGCAGGTGGCGCAGGACCGCAACGCGCTGGTGCTGCTGGCCGGTGGTCCGGTCGATGACACCCTGTTGCCGGCCACTGAAGTGACCGAGGTCGCGGCGGTGCGGCCGCTGCCGGCCGGCGTGCCCGGCGAGGTGCTGCTGCGCCGTCCCGACGTGATGGCCGCCGAGCACACGCTGCTGTCGGCCAATGCCAACATCGGGGCGGCACGCGCGGCGTTCTTCCCGTCGATCAGCCTGACCGGCAGCATCGGGTCGGCGTCGTCGGAGCTGTCCAACCTGTTCGACAGCGGCACCCGTGCGTGGAGCTTCGTGCCCACGCTGAACCTGCCGATCTTCCAGGGCGGCAAGCTGCGCGCGAACCTGGGCGTGGCCACCGCCAACCGCGATATCGCGCTGGCGCAATACGAGAAGGCCATCCAGTCCGGCTTCCGCGAGGCGGCGGATGCACTGGCCCTCAGCGACAGCCTGGATGCGCAGCTGGCCTCGCAGCAGGCCCTGATGGCGGCGGCCACGCAGGCGCAGACGTTGTCGCAGGCCCGTTATGACGCGGGGCTGGACAGCTTCGTGACCCTGCTGGATGCGCGGCGCACGGCCTATAGCGCGCGCAAGTCGCTGGTCAGCACGCAGCTGGCGCAGCAGTCCAACCAGGTCGCGCTGTACAAGGTGCTGGGTGGCGGCTGGCACGAGCGCGGCTGA